Within the Thunnus thynnus chromosome 23, fThuThy2.1, whole genome shotgun sequence genome, the region GGATATCAAAGTTTCATGATATGAAACACTGAACGACCAAAATTTACAGCCAGTTGAGTCATATGGTTCATTTTGCAGTACATATAGGTCACTTTCATCATTAAAGTTGCACATTAGgtcatgtttcatatttaatagCACTGGGTGGGTCACAATTCTATCATAGTTACCTAATATCTGTGTTTATATCGCGCTTGTGCAACACTACAGTATTTTACAGGCCTCTATCAAGCTTTTACAAGCAGCCTGTATTTCATAATCAGAAGCCAACAAAAATGAGTCAAAGTGAAGTGCTTAATGTCTGGCTGTAGTGCATCAGTTAGCCTGCACATCGCGGCCATCCACCTTCATCACACGCGCTTTTGGACACAGATGGAAGTTGATGTTTACATCCAGTTTCAGTGTGGTTGCGCAGCGCTGCTGCAGGCTGGCTGCCGTGCGCGGTGCCCTGCTGTGCGCTGGGTGGGTCCGGTCATGTGACGGCTGGTGGGCAGTTGGAGCTCTCTGTCATTGCATGCTGAAGGGCAGAGTGacttttattattgtcatgAGAATGGTCTTTCTTGCCGTGGTTCAGCGTCTTAGCAGCATGCATGACGACACCTGTTAATAATGGAAGAAAGTGAAGTATGCATATAGATGGTTATGATCAAATAAGGACGTTTATCAAGAGGAAACTTTAACTGATGTAATTTTCCACTTATCTATCATCACTTTAATGTGTcttaatttatataattatactCTGAAGATTATGTATGCCCTAGGCTACAAAAGATTGGTGCATCTGAATCCATTTCCATTACATAACATACATAGTCTATATGCAGCAGATGTTTCCCTAACTGTAATTTTATAAGATTCAATCCACAACcctaaatatactgtacattcatcaGGGTCCCATCATGTGGTCATTCTGTCTATGGCACAATAACATTCATTTCTATCCATTcatgaaatgacaactgtggtTAAATATGTTTTGGGCTATAACAACAGATTAGAAAGATTTTTGCTCATAAAATATCCTTGTGCAGTTGAAATGAGCATTTATGAGTAACAAGTTTACcttgaaaaacagacaaagcaaTGCCTGATAAATATGTTGTGGCAATGCCAGCAGCCTAAGGGGTTTGAAAACCATGCCAAAAATAAAAGAGAGGTCAAAGGGTTTAATCGAGTTAAAGCAGCACATGATTAAGTTAAAGCTCATGGTGAAAGGGCTCTACTAGAACAATAAATAACTGTATGGGCTCAGATGCATGAAAACATTGTGTATGCAGATGTTGGCAAGTGAATCATCTAGTGTAGCTGCACCATACTGCAGTACACATTCTGTTATATGACACTGTGAGAGAAATCAGGATCCAAACTCTCCTGTGTGTAGTGGACCGTGCTGCTTCCTGTTTAGGTTTTGCCCTGCAAGCATAGATTTATGCTGCATCTTCGCATTTCATCCACAGAGGCCTTGTGCTAGCTGTACATGGTCATGATTAATTTAGACTCTCCTGTAACTCACTACCTTTCGTGCTGACTGTGGCAAGACATAAATAAACTGCAGAATGAGTTACTTTTTTGTGAAAGTCTGTCACGAATTGCAAAATCCATGGAAGTTTTGCCAAATCAATGCAACATATCCTCGCTGTTGTCTCATATATATCCTacaaaagcacaaagaactgttaattatgttgacattttggaggTCTGTATTTTTCAGTCCTACCAGCTGATTCTGCAGTTAtgctcaggagttggtggagaccaaaaacagtgTCTGTGTCTGCCGCTAACACCTCAGCCATGACAACTTTATGtcaatgatgtgttttcagcttgttgtgctgcccgTGAGTGGCCAAAAAAACAGGACACAAAATGCAGATCTCCTTCATGAAAGTTGACTACAATGACCTCCACAACATCATGCTCCGTTTTGTTGCATAAAGGTCACGCTACTTGTTGCGTTGCCACTAAACATTGGCACTGGATGTAAATCGTGTCATTAGCCGCAttagttgcattgtgggtaatgtaatgtaggcaccaggtccTGCTACATTGATTTTGATCCTTCAAAACAATATTCATGAGTCCGACAGTGTTATTGGAGTATTCTCATAAGGTTATGTAAAATCTTATGGTTGAGGTTTAATACATTCTGTTGATATTTCAGtgtgatgttgatgttgtttgctTGATGTTAAACATGTCCAAAAGACACCTTATAACTAACAGACTAAAGCCCACGAGAAGCATGTTTCAGctttaactgaacttttttggTAATACAATTGTGCTCAGTAAATTCAGTCCATCTATCTTTTATTTAGCTTGGATAGAAGTAGCTAGGTTGTGAAATGGCCCAAAATTCAGAGAACACACCCAACccaatatattacattataaataaaagattcagattcagacGTTCCAGGGAAATGGAGGTCCATTATGAAGGCTGTTTTTTCAAGGTTCCTGTTTGGGTGACCAGGGCTTAAAGTATGAAACACATCAGTATGGAAACAGGCACCAAGAACACTCGCTTTCATAACTTCATCACAGCAGGATCTGGAACGTCCCCTCACATTTGTAGACAAAAACAATCAATGCCTGATCTGAACTTAATGTTCTTTCTGACTGCAGAACCAGCATGGAACTGGCTTCTGCTCTGTTTGAAGCTGTGTACACTACACATCAATGTTGCTGTGTTAATCCTGGTTATCTTTATGCTCGACCTTTAAAGGACCTTTTTAGATGGAGACAAATGTGTCTTGTGCTGGAAACCTTTCAAATTAAATAGGACGTACAGAAGGAAATGCGCCAAGCTGTTAACAGGGCTGTTTGTCTTAATTTATGACAAGGTGACATTTTGGAATGACAACAGTGATGAATTCTTTTATAGGCTAAGAATTTTGCTACCCCTTATGCACAATGGAAGTCAAAAGCAACCTGGATTTATAATTTCCCACTCtctcatttccttcctcttgCTCTGTGTTGGTCTTCTGGTGCAGAAAGCACGTGGCAGGCCACATGGTAGGGATGCTGCATAGCTATGATGCTATTGGTTCACATGTGCTATTCTTGGCCAATGGGAGTAGCAAGATTCTATAAACCAAGAGAAATGTGTTGggtgcagtgtgtgtgatgagtTTAGAAATGTGGGGTTCTATAGCTTTACAGTTTATGATGGCAGTGCATCTATGACTGTTGTGACATCAACCATGCACTCAATCACGTTTCCCTGCAGGTACTATAtctctgcactgcactgcactgcacacacatataaatcaCTTAAGGTCGGCATAATCAGAAGCACCGGCAGAGGTGAGATCATCCTCTGCTCAGAATACATGGACCTTTATCAAGTCTGAGAAAAAGGTGTGGTACTTTATCAGACAGTGAGGTTCTAATGAAAGATACTATCAAGTTGGATGCAATGTTTTTGGAACTTGACCCATATTAGGGCTATAATGAGGCTATACTAGCCTCAGGAGGCTTTACAGTCTATACAGTAATATAACATCCTCTATCTTTAGACCCTtgatttgaataaggaaaaactcccttaaAGACCTTTAAcaaggaaaaaatggaagaaacctcagagagagcaacagaggagggatccgtCTGCCAGGGTGGACAGATGTGCAgtagatgtgtgtacagaatagaccatGAAAGCaacattacagaaatacagcatggacaaacaggatgacaaaattatagatgGATTTATAATCAAGCTTTATCAAGGTAATACAAATATTGAGATAAAGACCAACTCTGTACAAGAAAGGGGAAATATAATCAGGCATTTTGAAAAACTTAGGTAAATCAAAATTCAGCATTACCATGTATTTTATCAAAATTTGATAAAAGGTATCCATACAAAttctaataatgtaataatataataatgttaaataGTCCTAATGTTTAATGCTTACATGTGACACCTGAACTTTATATGTGAATGTTGAACATGTCATTCCAAAACACTGAAGCATTGAAATGCTGCTATACAACTTTCTACAgctggaacctggctgcagggatttgcttcCATTCAGCCGCAAGAGTattagtgaggtccaacactgatgttgggcaATAAGAACTGGCTTACAGTTGGATGGGATTGACGTCAGAGCAGTCAAGTTCTCCCACACCAAACTGTTGAAACAGTTTATTCTTCTTAAACCAAACTTTACAGTTGCCTCTGCATACAGGCAGGTAGCTTTTACCAGTCATCCACCTGATGCAAGTATAGTTTTGAGGTGcttgtacttaacttgagtatttccatttaatgctactttatacttccactccactacatttcagagggaaatattgtactttctacttcactacatttatttgacagctttagttacctttcagatgaagatttgacacaatggataatataacaagcttttaaaatacaatacactgttaaagatgaaaccagtggtttccaacctttttggcttttgacgtcttacaaaaagcagtgtgtagtcggggtcacatttcacatgtctatgagttgttaacagctccaccaaatagtgatttttccctctaaacttctcacatgctttcatttcaataaatgttcaaatgattgaaaatttcaccaaaaatcaaagattggagaaaaagtccaaaaactgaaaacagatttgtgtatcagaacaaTCTATTCTACTGCAAATGTTTGTCAATGGAGACTGCATGGCTACCCACTTCATTTTATGCACCTGTTTGCAAAGGGTGTGGCTGAGACACCCATTATTTCGAAAGACTGCCAAAATCACtccctcattcactcattcactatgCCCTATGTAATAGACACTTGATAATTATCTCAATGGTGAGCAATAAATTGAGATTTTGGACATCATTAAGCGTTATCACTGTCAGCTGTTGCATCACACAACAGTCatttttgcatctataaaatgtgaggCATTGCATTGTGGAACTGGCAGGAAGTAGAGTGCATGCCATGGACACTACTTTTATTTGTTCcattatcacattttttgaGAACACTGTATAATGGATACAATAACACACTTGAATAAATTGGCAGGGAGTAAATACAGTGCTCTATATAGAaaatagggagtgattttggataCAGACATGATATAGGAGTAGTCCATCTTGCATGGAAACTCTTTAAGGGTTGATTGGTTGATAGCTTGGTTTAGACATCCTCTGCACTTAGTGTCCTTTTTATTTCTGGCCTCAATATTTTTGGATGTTATTTGGATTTGTAAGCCACAGctgatgtttttcatgtgtCAAACACAACTGGACCCTTTCATGAATGCAAAATACATTATAACTGGTACTAATGAGGAATAAAAGGTTACTGAAAGCTTTTTCAAGAAAGTCTTTGATACATGATTTATTTGCATCTTATTATTTGTACTTCAGTGACAGCATGCGGCCAGCCTGAGGCCAGGCAGACACACATCTTCCTCCACTCAGTGTTTTTCACTTCACTGATTTCTGCAGAACACTGGCAAGCTTTCAGGTCGATGGCTTATTAAAAAGCCAGCATGGCTGCGTTGATCAGACTCTGATAAAACCCTGAGCTGTTACCTTTCTCTCAGCTTAATGCAGTGGTGTCCTTCAGGTGTCACATGGAATGGATCTGATAGCAGCCTTATTAGACTCCTGTTTTTCCAATAGAAGCGTGTTAGATGTCAGATTAGACTGGCACATTCAAGCATATCTGCAAACCAAAATGAGTCACAGGGACACCACAGAGAACATTGGCATGGCAACAAATAACCCAGTATTATGATGAGAAAGATTCTGCTTTCTTACTGACGTTGCTGGGTTTGATCAGTAACTGTTGGGAGGAGCAGCAGATATGGGATTTAAAGGCTGCAAGACTGAATCACCAGAATCACTGAAAAAgtgggaaaaataaataagttatttaCTGTCATCAACACCTATTGCCACATTACCCTTTAGCAAGGCATACACTGTATACCTGAGCTGCTGAGTGGTCAAAAGTAGAACACTGTAGTAGTGTTCTCTTGATTAAGACCTCAATGGGCCACTTCAGTCTCCAAGGGCCTTAACCTGTAACAATACATGttattatgtgtgttttgtagcCCTGCTTGGTTGATATTTCCCTCTTTTAcctttacagtatgtttaaacctgtatgaatttattttttggGTCACTTGGGAACAAttcaacaagctgaaaacatgtgacatacagtattaccAGCACCTTATTTTGGCTAAGGCTAACACATAGGCAAACAATTACAACATAAAGTCAATGctgagcaacattagcatcaatttgaagtcatgtttctgttcacCTGATGATTATagatccaatattcactctggtttggtctccaccaactcaaaaatatctgtctctgttCCACTATGTTTacaactttgtctgctgtttgttgctgggCAGGAagcgtacagtgggtttatcagagcctGGGAATCAGGCTAATTGTGCAGAGTTTGCAGgctgcaaaaccaaaacaatgagctaacaGTGGCTAAAAGGCTCCATGAAAAATGTgaagtcaggtgataattctctgtaggtttgtCACTACAATTGAAATCTTTTGATTCACTCAtggtcatttgatccatttttgATATAACAATGTTTATTAGTGCAGCTTAAACCATAGTTTAATCTCAGATGATTGATATCTTTCTCTTGTTGcttttttcaataaaatgaaaatgcactGTACATGGGTTTGATGTCCTGTGCTGCAAGATTTCTCTTCATACCCACATTACTTTGATAACAGATTTCTCAcaagatttctctttttttattattattatatgcaTCACTTGTGTGGACAGCAACCACTTTGTTAGTTCTCTTTTCGCATTCTCAATTTCATGATAGTCCTCtggctctctcctctctctttgtaGGCACCAGTCTACTTCAGGAGGTTGTGTATCTTGTGAGTCAGGGAGCAGACCCAGATGAGATTGGCCTTATGAACATCGATGAACAGCTGCCTGTCTTGGAGTACCCCCAACCTGGCCTGGACATCATACAGGTAATGTAACTGAAGTCAGGTTAGCAATCATTAGTTCTTTAAGGCATGTAATCATTTTAGAGCTGTAGGAGGCCTGAGTCTGTGGGGCCTTTTAGATTTAGATGTACTATCTGGAAAAATGACAGACGTCTGCATTGTTGGTGGTATACCTGTTGCTGGTTGTAGCAGCATTACAACAAATCAACACCTTGTTTAGATGTGAAACATGAGAGGATGCTGGAGGCTGACTCTTACACCACTATCATCAAAACAAGGCTGACCTTGCTTGCAATCACAAGGACTGTGTGTCCATTTGCTGAATGagaatggagaaaaaaagagcagccCTGCATTATTAAGCAGAAGTATAATACATGTCAActtttttaatcactttgaattgttttatttactatAAGCCACCCTCCACTCTGGCAATGTGTGAGGCTCTTGTTTGCATGGGAAAGATGGGAAAAGATTTCTTTACAGCTGGTGGTAATCTGGAAGTCCCCTTTCCCACAGCAAATCCTgaaaaaaatgggtaaaatcgattttacacataaaagtcAGTATACATTTCATAGggactgtgaaaacagttgtataatgtcttctgtgccTCTGGGTGAGCAAATTGAAATAACTCTGATTATGTCATGAGGGTTATCTCAGATTGGGCTTGGGGacaaatttataacagaaagccgGAAATACAATCTAGAGCTGTGGGATTTGAAAGATGTGGGCTTTTACCAGGCCAGGAGGGCAGTAATATTAAAAGATGCTATGGGAGATGTGGAATCCAGCGTTTTTAAAGTTTGACCcatagggactaaaagtcaggatatctcagtgTCTGCTGGTTCATGttcaacctttttttaaaaaaaatctgtcacagGCAAGTCCCACAACTTCCAGCCCAGTTTTCCTCTGAATACAGCCTTACAGTCATACTGGATGATTCCTCACAATTTATGTCCCATGAAGTGCCCATACAATTGACTACATATCATGGGAATCTACTCATTAAATTTAAACTGCTGACAGTCACACAAACAGGACAAGCATATTCATTGAGTGAAAAAGTTTTCCATGAAATCAAGCAACAGATTACATATATATGAGTTTCTTGAGCAGATAAATTAAGAGACTTCTGACACACCAGACCATTCTGTGGGCTTGATAAGTGAATAACTCCATTGTTTGTTTCCATAGGAGCTGACGTCCCCTCGTCTGATCAAAAGCCATCTTCCCTACCGATTCCTCCCCACAGCCATGCACAACGGAGAGGCCAAGGTCAGCCATAGCTTTTTATTGCAGAAGTTTTCAGATGATGATTGTTGTTGCCGTTATCTTGGTGTCACATATTTACAATAAGTCAATGTATTTATTGATGATGATAAACTTATTGATTTGGAATATCTTGAAAAAACACTGGACCTTAAAACAGGAAGAGTGGAGCCAAGAAGGTTTAAAAgtagcaaaaaacaaaaaaaaccaaccatGTTTTTACTTCAGCTTGGAGTGACAGTTGTTCTGTGGGGGAAGGAGGGGttctgcatttctacaccactTATtgagtcaagaaacagccacctgcactatAGATCAATTAGACTGAGGGTGCTATGGAAACCAAGAATACATCAAGAACAGTATATTGCAAGAAAGTTTCAgagtgacagagacacagagcatcTCTGTAACCATAGTAACTTACTCTCACTCCTGCCTGCATCTGCACAGCgcgagaggagagggagagatgctgtgctgctgccagaagagTCACTGACTGAGATTAttctgagcagcatgcatgggCATACATTACAATACAGATTTATATTGATGTATATTTCTCGCTTTCCCCCTAATGGTCTGAATAACTCACTGCTGCAtggtgctgctgttgtgctgtgctgctctgtcttatctgtccatgcgctgtcagtgtcctcttttcatGCTGCACCATTATCAGttacaattttgttttaaaCTGTGTGAGAAAATAGAGGCATGAGTCTCACAGTCAATGCAtgagagttggcagccctgAAAACCAGGCTAGTCAGTTTTAAATTATAGATGACATTCTCAGTCCAGGTATAATTTCAAACTAGCCATactagctagttagctagcaAGGTTTCCAAGCTAGCCTGCTGACTGTCCAACATCATCAGAGCCAAGATGActgaaaaatataatatttagatttagattttgaCCCGCTGTTGTTCTTTGCCATTCAAATTTGTCGGTTAGCTAACTTGtgcttaaaaaattaaactaaCACCACACACAGGAGCTATAGCATGAAAACCATCTTAGCAAGGCAGAACCAGCAGCTTCATGCTGTGTCTAAACAGAAAGCATTTCAGTCATGTCTTTCAGTCGTCTGTCTCACATGTGTCTGTAGACACACCGTGTGTCAGTGAAAGTGGAAAGAGCTTGACtcaaacagcatttgtatagtaACCCCCAAAGAACTGTGAGATTTTGGCATAGactaaaaaatatggacgtagtcactgtgacgtcacccactggtttgtgaactgctgttttgaagcctcgagtttatcgatttgaccatcaccatcttggatttggcggTCGCCacgtttgatttttggagccagaagtgaccatatttggacaagagggtggcaCTGACCATAGTACTAGCTGCTAACTTGGTTaacacggtgcatttacaatctgtggttaacagtgataatgctaggacaggcctaaaaccgttaaaacaaaatgcactcaCTAGAAAAACTGATCTGACTCActgatgggtcttttattacaaccaaacaccgaacaagacttttttttaggcAACCACAATATTACGATTAACTTtagtgaaatgaaaacacactgtgaaatagcagcagctatgcCTATACGTTATGGTTACGTTACGTAAGCAACGTTGTtgccgtggtagcgacttgtcaatcacaaagtagccacgccctaaagcataagATAGGATGTTGGTTTTTGGCACTACGGCATTGGCtgcatttttcagccctggaagTTGCTGCTTGGATTTTGGTGTAGTGGCCACAGTCGGAATTGCAGGCCACATGACATGCTCTGGCTACAAAAGATTTTttaccacatacagtacaattgATTATAAAATAAATGGCTGAGCCACACAAACACTCTAGTATGACTCTTGTATTATCACAATTTGAACCTTAGGCCCAAAAAATTTTGAAAAGTCTCTAAGAGCTGTATTGGTAAATTATTTTCATGCCATTCATGTGTGTGAGGAGCCAGCAGGAAGTCAGCTGGATTGCTcgtgctctatgggcccaacaAAGTGAAAGCCTTAGAATATTTGAAAaacttttattgaaatgaatgcTCTTGGAACACAGTGTTCAGTTCTCTTAATGCATCCATCATTGCTTAATAGCATTCTCAAAACTGAGTCCTGCCTCATTTTACTTTGATACAGATCCAAGCACAACTGAGTGGAAAATCTAAGCAAAGAagacattcaaataaaaacacacaaaggacAGGGTCCATTGGGATCGGGTAGATAATTCCACTTTATTTCAACTGGGGTTTTTGTGGCTTTGGGCATAGTTTCTATTTGTCACTATGCTaccaagttaattgctgagCTCTGGGAAGGTAGCTAAAAGAAACTTTCAGAAACAAAAGCTGGTCCCATTAAGGTCAAGCTAAACAAATATTATTTGTTCCTTAAGAAGCTCTGCCACCAAACTATTTGTTTGGTCTCCAAAATGCAATCTGAGACTGAGAGATCAACCATCAGTTCAGATCAATAACCAAAGTTTACAACAGCATATCATGGAGCTAATATTATGTATCTACTGTAACTATAGTGAATACAGTTGTGGCTCTTTTCTAGGTGATCTACATGGCTCGTAACCCTAAGGACCTGGTGGTGTCCTACTACCAGTTCCACCGCTCTCTCAGGACCATGAGCTACCGGGGAACCTTCCAGGAGTTCTGCCGGCGCTTCATGAATGACAAGCGTACGTATGTAGGTTACTGGAGTAACACTGTGATCTCTCATCCAGTTCAGTTCACTGAACTCCTGTACTGTCTGCAGACTATTAAAAGTTCATccagctctctttctcttctttgtctctctccctctcttttgtagTGGGATATGGTTCCTGGTTTGAACATGTTCAGGAATTTTGGGAACATCGTATGGACTCTAATGTCCTCTTCTTGAAATATGAGGACATGTACAAGGTAACATAGATGTAGATCatcactgtctgctgtgtttttttagcCTTTGTGTGCAAACTGTTATCTTAACATTGTGAAACTCCAGGTCATAACCCATTAGTCTGGCCCCTGTAAAAATTGCCACTGACAGTTTGGTGCAATTTAGATAGGAAAAGTAAGCGGAGCTGCTGTATTGATggatgtgactgtgtgtgctgtgcagcTCTCTGCTGGGAAGTTCTGAAttatagtataatataatattcattctCATATCGTTTTCCATGCAGCCTTCATACATCAGTGAACCAGTGTTCCGGCAGACAGAAAGCTATGGCAACTGAATTACTATGGAAGCAAACCGGCTAACATGGTCACTATGCACACTTGCTGCCCATCTCTATATGTAGAGTTACATAAAATTGTTGTAATGTAAGGAAAGGTGCTTGTCGCGACCACACAACAGT harbors:
- the sult4a1 gene encoding sulfotransferase 4A1 isoform X3; this encodes MAESEADTPSTPIEFESKYFEFDGVRLPPFCRGKMEEIANFSLRSSDIWIVTYPKSGTSLLQEVVYLVSQGADPDEIGLMNIDEQLPVLEYPQPGLDIIQELTSPRLIKSHLPYRFLPTAMHNGEAKVIYMARNPKDLVVSYYQFHRSLRTMSYRGTFQEFCRRFMNDKLGYGSWFEHVQEFWEHRMDSNVLFLKYEDMYKDLGTLVEQLARFLGVSCDKAQLEGMVESCNQLIEQCCNSEALSICRVHGSLVSGLL
- the sult4a1 gene encoding sulfotransferase 4A1 isoform X2, coding for MAESEADTPSTPIEFESKYFEFDGVRLPPFCRGKMEEIANFSLRSSDIWIVTYPKSGTSLLQEVVYLVSQGADPDEIGLMNIDEQLPVLEYPQPGLDIIQELTSPRLIKSHLPYRFLPTAMHNGEAKVIYMARNPKDLVVSYYQFHRSLRTMSYRGTFQEFCRRFMNDKLGYGSWFEHVQEFWEHRMDSNVLFLKYEDMYKDLGTLVEQLARFLGVSCDKAQLEGMVESCNQLIEQCCNSEALSICRGRVGLWKDIFTVSMNDKFDAMYRQKMGKSDLTFDFCL
- the sult4a1 gene encoding sulfotransferase 4A1 isoform X1; this translates as MAESEADTPSTPIEFESKYFEFDGVRLPPFCRGKMEEIANFSLRSSDIWIVTYPKSGTSLLQEVVYLVSQGADPDEIGLMNIDEQLPVLEYPQPGLDIIQELTSPRLIKSHLPYRFLPTAMHNGEAKVIYMARNPKDLVVSYYQFHRSLRTMSYRGTFQEFCRRFMNDKLGYGSWFEHVQEFWEHRMDSNVLFLKYEDMYKDLGTLVEQLARFLGVSCDKAQLEGMVESCNQLIEQCCNSEALSICRGEWERREKRKRETEIEKKNMRLLGFSGLLTGQSFEFLAP